A genomic stretch from Mya arenaria isolate MELC-2E11 chromosome 10, ASM2691426v1 includes:
- the LOC128204863 gene encoding tyrosine-protein phosphatase corkscrew-like — MSQQLGDFSLFWKMIWQQRVEKIVMVTNMVEQGSPKCEQYWPNPGTTKKYGDIKVENRSEDEFAEFTRRAFTVTMGTEARTLHHLHFTC; from the exons ATGTCCCAACAGTTAGGAGATTTTAGCTTATTTTGGAAAATGATTTGGCAACAGAGGGTTGAGAAGATTGTTATGGTTACCAACATGGTTGAGCAGGGA TCTCCTAAATGCGAGCAGTACTGGCCAAACCCGGGCACAACTAAGAAGTATGGCGATATAAAGGTGGAGAACCGCTCGGAGGATGAGTTTGCCGAGTTTACTAGAAGGGCTTTCACAGTGACCATG GGTACCGAAGCAAGGACGTTGCACCATTTGCACTTCACGTGTTGA